In one Acipenser ruthenus chromosome 10, fAciRut3.2 maternal haplotype, whole genome shotgun sequence genomic region, the following are encoded:
- the gpr52 gene encoding G-protein coupled receptor 52 produces the protein MNQSTLEWKTLTMNTSSINASVHHSCPLGFVHYTEEACVLETVVIVLLTVLIIIGNLTVIFVFHCAPLLHHYTTSYFIQTMAYADLFVGVSCLVPTLSLLHYRTGVQEWLTCQLFGYIISVLKSVSMACLACISVDRYLAITKPLSYNQLVTPCRLRICIVLIWIYSCLIFLPSFFGWGKPGYHGDIFEWCARSWPTNVYFTGFIVCLLYAPAAFMVCFTYFHIFKICRQHNKEISERRARFPSQEMDTGEGGHSSPDRRYAMVLFRITSVFYMLWLPYIIYFLLESSQVLDNPALSFVTTWLAISNSFCNCVIYSLSNSVFRLGLRRLSETICSSCVCSKDRDIRDPKPRKRANSCSI, from the coding sequence ATGAACCAATCCACACTTGAATGGAAGACTCTGACAATGAACACCAGCTCCATCAATGCATCCGTACATCACTCTTGTCCACTGGGCTTTGTCCACTACACAGAGGAGGCTTGTGTCCTGGAGACAGTGGTCATCGTCCTCCTGACCGTTCTGATCATCATTGGGAACCTGACAGTgatttttgtgtttcactgtgcTCCCTTGCTTCACCACTACACCACCAGCTACTTCATCCAAACCATGGCATATGCAGACCTCTTTGTGGGTGTCAGTTGTCTGGTCCCCACGCTTTCCCTTTTACACTACCGAACGGGAGTCCAGGAGTGGTTGACCTGCCAGCTTTTTGGCTACATCATCTCTGTGCTCAAAAGTGTCTCCATGGCCTGCCTTGCTTGCATAAGTGTGGACCGGTACCTGGCCATTACCAAGCCGCTGTCCTACAACCAGCTGGTCACTCCTTGCAGGCTCCGTATCTGCATTGTTCTCATCTGGATCTACTCCTGCCTCATTTTCCTGCCCTCCTTCTTCGGTTGGGGGAAGCCGGGCTACCACGGGGACATCTTTGAGTGGTGTGCCCGCTCCTGGCCCACCAACGTCTACTTCACAGGCTTCATTGTGTGCCTCCTGTACGCACCAGCCGCCTTTATGGTCTGCTTCACCTACTTCCACATCTTCAAGATCTGCAGGCAGCACAACAAAGAGATCAGCGAACGGCGTGCCCGTTTTCCCAGCCAGGAGATGGACACTGGAGAAGGTGGCCACAGCAGCCCCGATCGCCGCTATGCCATGGTCCTCTTCCGCATCACAAGTGTCTTCTACATGCTCTGGTTGCCCTACATTATCTACTTCCTGCTAGAGAGCTCCCAAGTGTTGGACAATCCTGCCCTGTCCTTTGTCACCACCTGGCTGGCCATCAGCAACAGCTTCTGCAACTGTGTCATCTACAGCCTGTCCAACAGTGTCTTCAGGCTGGGCTTGCGCAGGCTGTCCGAAACCATCTGCTCATCCTGTGTTTGTTCCAAAGACAGAGATATCCGGGACCCCAAACCACGCAAAAGGGCTAACTCTTGCTCAATTTGA